A segment of the Stigmatella erecta genome:
CGGCTCCGAGGTGACACCCAGGGTGCGAGCGCGCAGAGGTGGAAGCCGCGTCCACCGGAGGCGCCGGGAGAGGCCCATTCGAGCCACACGGATAATATCCGCTTCTAACGGAACGACACAAGAAAATGAGAAATAGTTCTAGCCCGCTGAACAGCAAGTTTATTCAAAATGTATTTTTGTCTTTACAGAGGAACGAGACACCGTTGGGGAGAGGACTTCCGCCGGGGGAGCCGCCCGCCGCGCGAGGCCCGGCCTACACGGAGGCAGGGGGGCGGGGCAGGCAGACGGTGAACTCGGTGCCCTGGCCGGGCTGGCTGGAGACGCGGATGGTGCCGCCGTGGGCGTGGACGAGCTGGCGGACGATGTAGAGGCCGAGCCCCACGCCCGCCTGGCGCTCGGCGCTGGGGGCGCGCTCGAAGCGGCCGAAGATGCGCTGCTGGGCCTCGGGGGCGATGCCGATGCCACGGTCCTTCACCTTCAAGAGGGTGTGGCCGGCCTCGTCGTGGACGCTCAGCACCACGGGGGCGCCGCGGCCGAACTTGAAGGCGTTGCTGAGCAGGTTGGTCACCACGCGCTCCAGGCGCAGCCGGTCCCAGGGCCCCGGGGTGCTGGGCCCCGCGTGCACGGTGAGCGTGCACCCGCTGGCCTGGGCCTGGTCCGCGTGGCGCCCGGCGAGCTGCTGGACGAGGGCGGCGAGATCGAGCGGCTCCTTCTCCAGGCAGAGCGCGCCGCTGTCCAGCTGGGACAGGTCCAGCAGGTTGTGCACGAGCTGCCCCAGCCGCCGCGTCTCCTGCTCCGCGTGGGCGAGCCCTTCCTGGAGCTTGCCCTCGGAGGCGCCCGCCTGGGCGCGCAGCCGCCGCAGCCGAAGCTGGAGCGCGCACAGCGGGTTGCCCAGGTCATGCGCCGCGACGCCGATGAACTCCAGGGTGCGCTGGGCCTCGGCCTTCAGCCGCAGGTTGTCCAGGGTGAGGGCGGCGCGGCCCGCGAGGGCCTCCATGAAGGCCTGATCCACGGCGCTGTAGCTGCTCCGGTCGCGGATGGACATCAGCACGAGGACGCCGAGCACCTGGGGGCCCACGGTGAGCGGCAGGACGAGGCAGGAGCGCACGGCGAAGGCGCGGAGGAACTGGCCCTCGGGCGTCTCGCGGCACAGGCGCTCCAGGGCGCCTTGATCGAAGCGCTGGCCCTGGCCGGTGGTGAGCGCGCGGGCGATGCGGCCATCGCGCTGCGAGGCGAGCAGGCGCGCGAGATCCTCCAGGCGCGGCTCCAGCTCGGCGCAGGCGTGCGCGGAGGCCACGGCCTTCGGGGTGCCGTCCGGGCCGGGGACGAACAGCAGGCAGGCATCGGCGGCCTCGGGCACGCAGAGGCGGGCCAGGGCGCGGGCGAGCAGCTCGGGGGACTGGACGGAGGGGAGGATGCGGCCGGCGGCGGTGAAGAGGGCCTCGACGCGCTCCACGCGGTGGGGCGAGGCGCTGGGGGCGGACAAGGCCAGGCGCGGGGCGGTGCCGTTGAGGAGAAGGAGGCTGCCGACGAGCAGCAGGCTGGGGACGAACGTGAGCGGGAGGGCGTCGGCGTACGGGCTGGGCAGCGAGAGCAGGGCCAGCGCCAGCGCGGTGAGGGGCAAGAGCCCGGACAAGGCAAGGGCAGACAGTCCAGTCCCTGCACGTGGCATGAAATTCCGGCGGCGCATGATGTGAACTCCCCCCCCGCAGAGACCGTGCTTCCGCTCACGTGCGGTCGACCGCGAGCATTCCCGCGCCCGCGTTGGGGAGATATTGCCCTTTCGGCAGGGGCGTCTGTCAATAGCTGGACAGGATTTGGCTTTGTGCCGCAGGGCGCAGGCCTGGGTTGGTATGGGGCGCTCTCGCCTGACTGCTTCTCGAACATGAGAGGGAATGACCCATGCGGCCCTGGCTGGTGCTGTGGAGGCTCCAGGCGGTGATGCTGGCCGTGCTGGCGGGGTGTGGTGGAACGCCTCGCGCCATCCAGGCGGCTCCGGGAGCGGCGGGCAATTTCCTCCTTTACCAGCACCGGACCGGCCTGGCGGCACCGGTCGAGGTGTCGCCGGAGGAAACCACTCGGGCGCTCCGGAGGCTGGCCCGGGAGGTGCGGCTGACAGGCTCCCCTCGCGAGACGGTGGAAAGGCTGGTTCAGCGCGGCGCGCTGTCTGGCGATTACCTGTTCCTGCTTCGCGATCAGAAGCTCATCCCGCTGGAAACAGGGACTTCCCTCGAAGGGGCGATGACGGAGGCGGAGCAGCGGCTGCTCCACCGCTACAAGGGATGGTGCCGGAGCGCCCAGGGAGTGCAGGGGGACTGTCTGGGAGGCGCGCTGGTGGCAGGCAAGTATTTGGACCTCCAGGGCCGCTACATGTGGGCGATGGCCCTGAGCCGGAGCCCCTTGCTGGAGGAGTTCGAGAAGGCGTTGGGCGAGCAGGTGAGCATGCGGGCTGTCATGCAGGCCGCGACGTACACGGTGGTCACGTTGCTGGTCCTGCTCTCCCTGCCCGAGCCAGTCACGAAGTTCATCGCCGCGTGGGCGGCCGCGGCGCTCATTCTCTGGATCGGAGCCCAGACGCTCTACACCGTGGTCACGGGTTGGTTCCAGCTGATGGAGAAGGTGAAGGTGGCCAGCACCTTCGAGGAGATCCGCGAGGCGGGCGAGACGTTCGGCAAGGTGCTCTCGCGCGAGTCGGCTCAAGCGTTCGCGCTGATCGCGATGGCACTGCTGACGCACACGGCGAAGGGGTTCGCCGAGCAGGTGGGAACGCTGCCGGGCTCCGCCCAGGTATCGATGCAGGCGGCAGGCCAAGAGGGCCTCCTCTTGTCAGAGGTCGGCGCGGTGGAGTCGGTGACGGTGACGGCAGAGGGGTTCCTCATCGCGCTGCCACCGGGGGCGGTGGCGATGGCGGCACAAGGGGGCCGGGGCGGCCGCACGCAGAAGCACCACATCGCCACCATCGCGAACAGAAAGTCGGCCCTGCGGGGAGGCCCGTGGACTCCCCGTTTCGAGAAGATTTTTGCCAGGGCGGGCATGCGGTTGGAGGAGCCTGACAACATCGTGCCCATTCAGGGGCATCAAGGGCCTCATCCGCAGCAGTACCATCGCATCGTCTACAGGCGCTTGCAGGAGGCACTGGGAGACTGCCGCAGCATCGCGGAATGCAGGGCACGCTTGGTGCCCGCCTTGGAAGAGCTCTCCCGGAAGATCGCCACACCTGGAACGGAGTTGAACCGGCTCGTCACCCTCGGCCGATGACGTTAGAACTTCCCCATGGCCCAGCGCTTCTTCGATCTCTCCGACGACGTTGAGTTCCCCCACCGCTGGCATCTCGATACGCCCATCGATGGCCAGGGCCACAAGGTGCATGACTGGGATTTCAAACGAGGAATGCCCGTGCATGTGGAGGGGCGTTTGACAATCCCCGTCGAGATTCAGGGCAGGCCACTGGACTTCTCCGAGGCGGGATTGAGCATCCCCGTCATCCACGTCAAGGTGGCCACCTTGCTGTCGGAGCTGGCTGCTGGGGATGTGCAACTCATCCCAGTAGACATCCAGGGCCAGCCGGATCAGTACCTCGTTCTTGTGGCAACGCGCCTCATCCGATGCATCGATGAACAGGCGTCCGAGGTCAGTTTCTGGACGCCAGCGCATGGCGTTCCCTCCAAGGTTGGGCAGTACATGGGCGTGGATCGCCTGCGCATCGACAAAACGAAGGTGGGCAACGCCCAGGTGTTCCGGCCTGAAGGGTGGTCGAGCACCCTGCTTGTCTCCGAGGAGATCAAGAACGCCCTGGAGCGCATGAACGCCACGGGCACGTGGTTCGAGGAAGTCTAGGAACTGGCTCGCCTGGTTGCCGCCTCAGGGGCGGGCGCGCCGGGAAGGCGCCTTCTGGTGTCCACGGATTGGCCATCCGCCAGCGAGGAGGTTAAGAGGCGAACCCCCTTTTTTTCTCTCTTCCGCACCCGGACGTCCCATGTCTCTCGTCGAAGGTCTCAAGGTCCGTTACCTCCCCCAGCCTGAGTGGGGCGTGGGGCATCTCGCCGCGCTGATGGAGGAGGGCGCCAAGGCGGTCATCTTCTTCCCGTCGCGGGAGGACGCGCCGGTGCTCGTGTCCACCAAGGGCGGGGCCCTGGTGTCCTACGCGCTGCCCGCCGGAGAGCCCGTCGTCACCGCCAAGGGGCGCGAGGCCACCGTGGTGAACGAGGAGCCAGGCGCCCGGGGCCTGCGCCGCTACGTCATCCGCTACACGGACACGGGCGAGGAGGACGAGATGCCCGAGTCCGAGCTGCGCGCGCTGCCGCCGCGCTCGGACCTGCTCAGCACCCTGCGCGAGGGCCGGGTGGGGGACGCCAAGGCCTTCACGCTGCGCAAGCAGGCGCTCGTGCTGGACGACGAGCGGCGCTGTGACGCGCTCGGCGCGCTGCTGGCCAGCCGGGTCATGGTGAAGCCGCACCAGGTGGGCGTGGTGCAGCGCGTGCTGTCCGCGCGGCGCCCGCGCTTCGTGCTCGCCGACGAGGTGGGTCTGGGCAAGACCATCGAGGCGGGCATGGTGTTCAGCGCGCTGCGGCTCGCGGGGCTGGCGCGCCGGGTGCTGGTGGTGGCCCCCAGCCACCTGACGGTGCAGTGGCTGGTGGAGCTGTTCCACAAGTTCAACCAGCTCTTCACGCTCATGGACTCGGACCGCTACGCCCAGTCCTTGAAGGAGCAGCCGGACGTCTCCCCCTGGGAGCGCTTCCCGCTGGTGGTGACGAGCCTGGAGCTGCTCTCGCGCACCGAGGAGCACCGCCGCGCGGTGGCCGAGGACGAGGCCTTCTGGGACCTGGTCATCATCGACGAGGCGCACCACCTCAAGGGCGAGAAGGCCTTCGAGGCGGCCCAGGGGCTGGCGGAGAACAGCTGGGGCCTCCTGCTCCTCACGGCGACGCCCATGCAGTTGGACCCCGCCGAGTACCACGGGCTGCTCACCCTCATCGACGCGGCCACGGCGCCCACGGTGAAAGGCTTCGAGGAGCGGCTGGCGCGGCAGGAGGAGCTGTCGGGCGCGGTGCGCGCGCTGCTGGAGGGCGGCGAGCCGGCCACGGCCGTGAAGGCGCTGGCCAAGCGCTTCCCGGGGGACGCGAAGCTCCAGGGGCTGAAGGAGCGCGAGGCGCTGCTGGAGCACCTGGCGGAGACCTACAGCCTGTCCGAGCGGCTGGTGCGCAACCGCCGCGCGGTGGTGGGCGGCTTCTCCACGCGGCGGCTGCACCGCCACCCCGTGCAGCTCTCCGCCGAGGAGCTGAAGACGCGGGATGCGGCGCTGGCGGCCCTGGCGGGCTCCACGCTCCGGGGCGCGCCCCTGGCCAACGTGCTGCGGCGGCTGGAGTCGAGCTCCGCGGCGTTCGCGGGCGCGGTGGGCGCGAACCCGGTGCTCAAGGCGGCGAACCTCAAGCTGCCCGCGCGGGACGCGAAGCTCACCGCCTTCCTGGGCGTGCTGCGCGGCATCTGGGCGCAGGAGCGGGACGCGAAGGTGCTGGTCTTCACCGAGAGCCGCGACACGCTGGAGGCGCTCCAGGCGGAGCTGGGGCGCGAGGGCATCGAGGCGCTCGGCTACCACGGAGACCTGCCGCTCGTGGAGCGGGACCGGCAGGTGGCGCGCTTCCGGGATCCCGAGGGGCCGCTGGTGCTGCTGTGCACGGAGGTGGGCGGCGAGGGGCGCAACTTCCAGTTCGCGCACCACTTGGTGCACTACGACTTGCCGTGGAGCCCCGCGACGGTGGAGCAGCGCATCGGCCGCCTGGACCGCATCGGACAGTCGAAGCCGGTGGAGATCCACGTCTTCGAGCCCGCGGGGACGCTGGCCTCGGACGTGCTGATGATGCTGGCGGACGCGGTGGGGGTGTTCGGCGAGACGGTGGGCGGGCTGGACGCGGTGCTGGAGGAGGTGGAGCCGCGGCTGGCGGAGCTGGCGCTGCTGCCGCGCGAGGCGCGGGTGGCGTACGCGGCGGAGCTGAAGGCGAAGGTGGAGGCGGCGCGGGCACAGGTGAAGCGCGCGTATGATCCGCTGCTGGACCTGCGCTCCTTCGACAAGCCGGCGGTGGAGCGGCTGGTGGCGCGGGCGCAGGCGCGCATGGGCATCGAGGAGGACGAGGACGAGGAGGCGGGGGCGCTGGAGGACGGGCTGTGGGGCGTGGCCCGGGACCTGGACGAGCGGCTGGAAGAGACCGTCACGGAGCTGGCCAAGCGGGTGGGCATCCGGGTGGACACGGACGATGAGGTGGACGCCTTCCAGTGCGCGTTCCACTTCGGCCACGCGCTCAACGTGGAGGGGTTGCCCGGGCTGGACGTGATGGAGGACCGGACGGTGCTGGGCACCTTCTGGCGGGACACGGCGGTGGAGGCCGAGGAACTGGAGTACTTCGCGACGGGCCACTCGCTGGTGGAGGCGCTGTTCGGCTTCCTGCGGGATGGGCCGTACGGCCGCAGCGGCTTCCGCTTCATCGAGAAGCGGGGGACGCTGAAGGCGAAGGGGCTGGAGTTCCTCTACCACGTGCAGTTGCCGGAGCCGGAGGACACCTCGCCGGGCGCGCGGGTGCCGAGCCGGCAGATCGCGCGCTTCCTGGAGCGGACGCTGCTGCACGTGGCGGTGGCGGAAGGGCAGGGCGGGCCGAAGGCGGAGCCGGGCCTGCTGTCCTCGCTGGAGGCGGACGGCAAGGCGCTCAAGGGCGACGAGGTGGCGCGCGCCTTCCCGGGCTTCAGCCTCTTCGTGGAGGCGGCGGTGCCGGTGGCCAAGAAGGCGGCGGAGGCGGAGCTGGGCAAGCTGGCGGCGAAGGCGAAGAAGGCCATCGAGGCCGAGCGCGACGCGGCCCTCTCCCGGATGAAGCTGTCCCTGGGGCACCAGGGCCTGCCGGACGAGGCGGTGCAGGAGCAGCTCGACGCGGAGGGCCTGCACTACGACCGGCTGCTCCGGGCGCTGTCGGGGGCGAAGGTGACGCTCGACTCCGCCTGCGGCTTCGTCATCAACCGCTGACTGGCCAGGGTTGCAGCGGCTGGAGCAGACCCGCTTCGTTCAGCACTTCGTGGACGCGCGAGGCCAACGCCATGTGCTCCGCGGCAGAGACGGTGAATTTTTCGGGGGTGAGGAGGACAAGGGTGCCCTTGTCCTCCACGGGCTCGATGCGCACGGGAGAAGGAAGGGGCGGTACCTTTCCTCTCATCCGTGAGAAGTACAGGATCCACCCCACGAAGGTGCCGGGATGTGGAAACCCTGGGGCTGCCAGCTCGCGGTGTTGATGCGAGGTGGCGACTGCCCATTCGGGTTCCCAGGCCAAGGCCATGGCGCGCAGGGCCCCCAGCATGATGGGCGCGGTCAGCATCCGCTCCGCGACAGGCCCCTCATCGTAAGGTTGAAGCACGCAAGCGGACGAAAGCCAGGGGTCCTCTGAACCGCACGTCCCGTTCACGCTGGACGTTTCTCGCAGGTTCTCCCCTGTCCACAGGTGGAAGGAAAACCCATCGCCTATCCGATGCTCCTTTCGCGCGAACAGGTTCTGGAAGCTCGCGGCGGTTGTCATGAACCGGCGGTTGCGCGCTTGCTCGAACGAGTTGGCGGTTTCATGCCAATGGGTCCAGGCCGGATCACAGCGGCTCAGGAGCTCGAAGAAATGCGCCGCGCGCCGCGCGCACGCTTCGATGGATTCAGACCGGGCGCGCCAGTACGCGCCAGCGTAGTAGGTCTCAGTCATCGGGTGGCCGCTCCTCAGGGTGCTGGAAGAACATGGATGACCTCGATCGGGAGTCCGGCGTCCGCGAACATCTTCCTGAGTACACCTACGAGTTTCTCTTCAGCAACGATCCACCGGACCGGCGTTCCACGGGCCGCCCTGAATTGACGCCGTGCCTGGTCAAGCATCTTGGGACCCCCCTCGAACATCTTGAAGAAGCTCAGCTTGTGGTCGACCCACTGCGCATACCCAGTGCCTTTGACCTCGAGTAGCGCACCTTGCGCGAAGCCATCGAAGTCCACGGCTTCGTCACCGCGTTGAACGCGATAGACATGGCCCTTGGGCGCACCCGTGACCTGGGCTTGGTAATTCCGGGCGCTCTCGGACATGTGCTCGGCCACGCGGACCCATTCGCCAGGGCCTCCGGAAGGAGGCGGTTGGGTCGTCTCTCCAGGACTGCCGCCTGCCGTCATGGCGACTGCGGTGGGGGCCAGCGAGACAATGACCCCCTCGGCATGGAGGGCCACCGATTCCACCTGGGCCAATGCCGCCGCGGAAAAGCGGATGTTCAGTTGGGACTCGGCCAGCAAGGCCGCTTGCCCAGCTCCTGGAAGCCCCGGCATCTTCGCCGCCATTCCCGCGGCGGTGTTCCCCACCGCCACAGCCGTCATCATCACGAGGGCCTTGGCTCCCTTGTCCCCCATGACCTGGGCGAAGGTCTCGCCCGCTGCACGGATCTCCTCGAACGTGGTGGCCTGCTCTACCCGTTCGGCCAACTCCCGCCATCCGGCGATGAGCTTCCAAACCAGTTCCCACCCCAGGTAGCTCACCAGCCCCACGGTCATGAGTGCTGCCACGCCCTTGGAGATGGGCTCGGGCAAGAGCCACAGCATGAGGTACATCGTCATCGCGCCGGTGAGGGTGGTCAGCACGGCTTCGGGATTCGCCATGTGCCGGAAGGCGTTCTTCATTTCCCCGAGCACCGCTCCCTGGGCAATGGCCATTGCCAAGGCATACTTGCCATCTCCGTCCAGCACCGGGCTGTCCACCAGCAAGCGCAAGCAGTCCCTGGAGGGTGGTCCCCAAGCGCGGCTACACCACAGGCCATATTGGCGGTTCAACGCCGCACTGGCGGGAGAAAGCTCCACCTGCAGTTCGTTCTCCGCTCCCAGCGGGAACAGGCGCCGGCTCCTACGTTCATAGTGGTACCAGCCACCGCGCTCACTCATCCCGAACAGATGACGGGCGAACGGCAAAGGCCGTTCAGCAGGCGCTATCCTGCGTCCATGCTTCGCTACGGTCTCTTGGAAGGTTGCCAAGCTGACCTTCACGGGGTCCACGCCAAGGCGCGGAACGTGGATGATGCGCTTGTCCGGACCTGTGTCCAGATGGACGGCTTTCGTGGTGGCGCTGCACGCTACGAAGAAGACACACAGCACCAAGACTGCTTGGCGTGGCATGAAACGCCTCCAAAGTGTGCGCCCAGGCCGCTGGACCGATGACCGTCCAAGCGCGGCGCTTCACGTCATTCCAGCCCGCCGGTGAAGGCGAGCAGCTCGCGGACGAAGCGCTCCGGGGCCTCGTTCATGGCGAAGTGCCCCTGCCCCGGCAGCACGGTGATGTGGCTGCGCGGCAGCACCCCCTGCAAGTTTCTGGCGACCTGGGCGCAGTAGGGAGGACTGAGCTCGCCGTACATCAGCAGCGTGGGCACGCGGACTTCCGCGTAGCGCGCCAGGCTCCGCCATGCCTCCGCCACCACCCGGCCCTCGCGCGCCAACGTGTGTGCCGAGGCCACGAGCGCATTCCACTGAGGCTGGGCCTTCAGGTGTTGCACCGTGGCCTCGTCCGCGCCGCCAATGTCTCTCAGGAAGGTCTCCAGCGTCTCGGCCAGGCGCCCTTCCCGCGCCAGCGCCTCCAGGCGGGGGATGATGTCGACAGGGCCAAAGGACTCCATCGGCGTGAGCGGCGGCTCATACACGATGAGCTTGTCCACGTTGCGCGTGAGCAGCGCCGCCCCCAGCGCGCAGATGCCTCCGAAGGAGTGCCCCACGAGCACCACGGGGCCGGGCACCGCGTTCACCAGGGCCGCGACATCCTCGAACTCGCGCTCGATGGCATACGCGGAGGAGTCCCCACTCCGTCCCCGGCCCCGCCGGTCCAGGGCATACACGCTCCAGCGCGTCTGGAGCGCGGGGAGGACGGCATCCCAGGAGGTGTGGTCGAGGTTGGAGCCATGGACAAGGACGAGCGAGGGCCCAGCCCCCGCACGCGCATAGGCCAGCCGGGTGCCATCGTTCGACAGCAAGGTCTCCACAGTGCGCTCCTGGAAACGAAGGGCCGGCGGAGCCGAGGCCGCCCGCCTCCCGGTGGTTGTGACGGATGCCACCGGGACATTCAAGGCCGAAACAGTGCGCCCCGGGGCGTGCCAAGGGGCCCTCCGGGGCCGCCCAATGTTCACCCCCCCGGGGGCCGGCCCTGAAGGCACACGGCCCGCGTCTGGAAGCCGGCGCCGCATGGACTGCCCGGTTGAATCACTGTCCAGAACACGGATACCCGTCTCCCTGGAGGGGGGAACCGTTCATGACAAAAGCGTGGAATCCAGGGGCGTGCCGTGGGCTTCCGATGGGCAGTGTCCTGGCCCTGATGATGGGGTGTGGAGGCGAGGGTCCGGCCGAGGCGCGAGCCTTCGAGGTGGACCCCCGGGACCCTTACGCCAATGCCGTGGGCCCGGGCTCCAGCGCGGTCGCGCACGAGGCCTTCCAGGCGGTGGGGCCCCCGGATGGGGAGTCCGCCATCATGCTGGGCCTGCTGGGCACCTCCCTGGTGCTCGACATGGGGGAGGGCGAGGAGGGCACGGGAGAGCTCTCCGTCTACTCCAGCGGCGTGTCCATCGGCGTGGTGACCTCC
Coding sequences within it:
- a CDS encoding sensor histidine kinase, whose protein sequence is MSGLLPLTALALALLSLPSPYADALPLTFVPSLLLVGSLLLLNGTAPRLALSAPSASPHRVERVEALFTAAGRILPSVQSPELLARALARLCVPEAADACLLFVPGPDGTPKAVASAHACAELEPRLEDLARLLASQRDGRIARALTTGQGQRFDQGALERLCRETPEGQFLRAFAVRSCLVLPLTVGPQVLGVLVLMSIRDRSSYSAVDQAFMEALAGRAALTLDNLRLKAEAQRTLEFIGVAAHDLGNPLCALQLRLRRLRAQAGASEGKLQEGLAHAEQETRRLGQLVHNLLDLSQLDSGALCLEKEPLDLAALVQQLAGRHADQAQASGCTLTVHAGPSTPGPWDRLRLERVVTNLLSNAFKFGRGAPVVLSVHDEAGHTLLKVKDRGIGIAPEAQQRIFGRFERAPSAERQAGVGLGLYIVRQLVHAHGGTIRVSSQPGQGTEFTVCLPRPPASV
- a CDS encoding AHH domain-containing protein; the protein is MRPWLVLWRLQAVMLAVLAGCGGTPRAIQAAPGAAGNFLLYQHRTGLAAPVEVSPEETTRALRRLAREVRLTGSPRETVERLVQRGALSGDYLFLLRDQKLIPLETGTSLEGAMTEAEQRLLHRYKGWCRSAQGVQGDCLGGALVAGKYLDLQGRYMWAMALSRSPLLEEFEKALGEQVSMRAVMQAATYTVVTLLVLLSLPEPVTKFIAAWAAAALILWIGAQTLYTVVTGWFQLMEKVKVASTFEEIREAGETFGKVLSRESAQAFALIAMALLTHTAKGFAEQVGTLPGSAQVSMQAAGQEGLLLSEVGAVESVTVTAEGFLIALPPGAVAMAAQGGRGGRTQKHHIATIANRKSALRGGPWTPRFEKIFARAGMRLEEPDNIVPIQGHQGPHPQQYHRIVYRRLQEALGDCRSIAECRARLVPALEELSRKIATPGTELNRLVTLGR
- a CDS encoding imm11 family protein; amino-acid sequence: MAQRFFDLSDDVEFPHRWHLDTPIDGQGHKVHDWDFKRGMPVHVEGRLTIPVEIQGRPLDFSEAGLSIPVIHVKVATLLSELAAGDVQLIPVDIQGQPDQYLVLVATRLIRCIDEQASEVSFWTPAHGVPSKVGQYMGVDRLRIDKTKVGNAQVFRPEGWSSTLLVSEEIKNALERMNATGTWFEEV
- a CDS encoding helicase-related protein; this translates as MSLVEGLKVRYLPQPEWGVGHLAALMEEGAKAVIFFPSREDAPVLVSTKGGALVSYALPAGEPVVTAKGREATVVNEEPGARGLRRYVIRYTDTGEEDEMPESELRALPPRSDLLSTLREGRVGDAKAFTLRKQALVLDDERRCDALGALLASRVMVKPHQVGVVQRVLSARRPRFVLADEVGLGKTIEAGMVFSALRLAGLARRVLVVAPSHLTVQWLVELFHKFNQLFTLMDSDRYAQSLKEQPDVSPWERFPLVVTSLELLSRTEEHRRAVAEDEAFWDLVIIDEAHHLKGEKAFEAAQGLAENSWGLLLLTATPMQLDPAEYHGLLTLIDAATAPTVKGFEERLARQEELSGAVRALLEGGEPATAVKALAKRFPGDAKLQGLKEREALLEHLAETYSLSERLVRNRRAVVGGFSTRRLHRHPVQLSAEELKTRDAALAALAGSTLRGAPLANVLRRLESSSAAFAGAVGANPVLKAANLKLPARDAKLTAFLGVLRGIWAQERDAKVLVFTESRDTLEALQAELGREGIEALGYHGDLPLVERDRQVARFRDPEGPLVLLCTEVGGEGRNFQFAHHLVHYDLPWSPATVEQRIGRLDRIGQSKPVEIHVFEPAGTLASDVLMMLADAVGVFGETVGGLDAVLEEVEPRLAELALLPREARVAYAAELKAKVEAARAQVKRAYDPLLDLRSFDKPAVERLVARAQARMGIEEDEDEEAGALEDGLWGVARDLDERLEETVTELAKRVGIRVDTDDEVDAFQCAFHFGHALNVEGLPGLDVMEDRTVLGTFWRDTAVEAEELEYFATGHSLVEALFGFLRDGPYGRSGFRFIEKRGTLKAKGLEFLYHVQLPEPEDTSPGARVPSRQIARFLERTLLHVAVAEGQGGPKAEPGLLSSLEADGKALKGDEVARAFPGFSLFVEAAVPVAKKAAEAELGKLAAKAKKAIEAERDAALSRMKLSLGHQGLPDEAVQEQLDAEGLHYDRLLRALSGAKVTLDSACGFVINR
- a CDS encoding immunity 52 family protein, which encodes MTETYYAGAYWRARSESIEACARRAAHFFELLSRCDPAWTHWHETANSFEQARNRRFMTTAASFQNLFARKEHRIGDGFSFHLWTGENLRETSSVNGTCGSEDPWLSSACVLQPYDEGPVAERMLTAPIMLGALRAMALAWEPEWAVATSHQHRELAAPGFPHPGTFVGWILYFSRMRGKVPPLPSPVRIEPVEDKGTLVLLTPEKFTVSAAEHMALASRVHEVLNEAGLLQPLQPWPVSG
- a CDS encoding restriction endonuclease fold toxin 5 domain-containing protein, yielding MPRQAVLVLCVFFVACSATTKAVHLDTGPDKRIIHVPRLGVDPVKVSLATFQETVAKHGRRIAPAERPLPFARHLFGMSERGGWYHYERRSRRLFPLGAENELQVELSPASAALNRQYGLWCSRAWGPPSRDCLRLLVDSPVLDGDGKYALAMAIAQGAVLGEMKNAFRHMANPEAVLTTLTGAMTMYLMLWLLPEPISKGVAALMTVGLVSYLGWELVWKLIAGWRELAERVEQATTFEEIRAAGETFAQVMGDKGAKALVMMTAVAVGNTAAGMAAKMPGLPGAGQAALLAESQLNIRFSAAALAQVESVALHAEGVIVSLAPTAVAMTAGGSPGETTQPPPSGGPGEWVRVAEHMSESARNYQAQVTGAPKGHVYRVQRGDEAVDFDGFAQGALLEVKGTGYAQWVDHKLSFFKMFEGGPKMLDQARRQFRAARGTPVRWIVAEEKLVGVLRKMFADAGLPIEVIHVLPAP
- a CDS encoding alpha/beta fold hydrolase; translated protein: METLLSNDGTRLAYARAGAGPSLVLVHGSNLDHTSWDAVLPALQTRWSVYALDRRGRGRSGDSSAYAIEREFEDVAALVNAVPGPVVLVGHSFGGICALGAALLTRNVDKLIVYEPPLTPMESFGPVDIIPRLEALAREGRLAETLETFLRDIGGADEATVQHLKAQPQWNALVASAHTLAREGRVVAEAWRSLARYAEVRVPTLLMYGELSPPYCAQVARNLQGVLPRSHITVLPGQGHFAMNEAPERFVRELLAFTGGLE